A DNA window from Citrobacter tructae contains the following coding sequences:
- a CDS encoding SFCGS family glycine-rich protein — protein MEQITVVIGDRLGKGQKVAAGVEKAGGRAVVVPGVAADMKLGDVMKAENATFGISFCGSGGAGAITAQTKYGYKAKYGMRSVDEGVTAINEGCNVLGFGFMDKEELGERLVQAWQKKHGA, from the coding sequence ATGGAACAGATTACAGTCGTAATTGGCGATCGTCTGGGTAAAGGCCAGAAAGTGGCTGCAGGCGTCGAGAAAGCCGGTGGACGTGCGGTCGTGGTACCGGGCGTGGCGGCAGATATGAAACTGGGTGACGTGATGAAAGCGGAAAATGCCACCTTTGGTATCTCGTTTTGTGGCAGCGGCGGCGCAGGCGCCATCACCGCGCAAACCAAGTATGGCTACAAAGCCAAATACGGCATGCGCTCGGTTGATGAAGGCGTGACGGCCATCAACGAAGGCTGCAACGTGCTGGGGTTCGGCTTTATGGACAAAGAAGAGCTCGGCGAGCGCCTGGTGCAGGCGTGGCAAAAGAAACACGGCGCTTAA
- a CDS encoding DUF4311 domain-containing protein, with amino-acid sequence MFLIILIKSLIIGGLVGVGVGAGAARMFHAPTSQGMGAFRTLGELNSCEGDPASHFSFGLGFFFNAWASSVAAGAFTQDVDHRIIPNWGAAALMIKNRNVGETLHDPKRMAIACGVIGMIVVTFLNLTASSVPAALQVTAVKVLVPAANLLVNTVMPVIFWLAAIDAGKKSGFWATVFGGAAQLIMGNAVPGLVLGILIGKGVEESGWNHVTKVMMVAIVALFVLSGFFRGFDMKMIESFHLTVPNWLELIHNSLSGK; translated from the coding sequence ATGTTCCTGATAATATTAATAAAATCGCTCATCATCGGCGGCCTGGTCGGCGTAGGTGTCGGCGCTGGGGCTGCACGCATGTTTCATGCGCCTACCTCTCAGGGGATGGGCGCGTTTCGAACCCTGGGGGAACTGAATTCCTGTGAAGGGGATCCGGCTTCTCACTTCTCATTCGGCCTGGGCTTCTTCTTTAACGCCTGGGCTTCCTCCGTTGCGGCGGGTGCGTTCACGCAGGACGTTGACCACCGCATCATCCCCAACTGGGGCGCGGCCGCGTTGATGATTAAAAATCGCAATGTCGGTGAAACGCTGCACGATCCTAAGCGCATGGCGATTGCCTGTGGCGTCATTGGCATGATTGTCGTCACCTTCCTAAACCTGACCGCCTCATCCGTACCGGCTGCGCTGCAGGTTACCGCCGTCAAAGTGCTGGTGCCAGCGGCAAACCTGCTGGTCAACACCGTGATGCCGGTGATCTTCTGGTTGGCGGCGATCGATGCCGGTAAGAAATCAGGCTTCTGGGCGACCGTCTTTGGCGGCGCAGCGCAGTTGATTATGGGCAACGCCGTACCGGGTCTGGTACTCGGTATTCTGATCGGCAAAGGTGTTGAAGAGAGCGGCTGGAACCACGTCACCAAAGTGATGATGGTGGCTATTGTCGCGCTGTTTGTCCTGAGCGGTTTCTTCCGCGGCTTCGACATGAAGATGATCGAATCCTTCCATCTGACCGTGCCGAACTGGCTGGAACTGATCCACAACTCACTCAGCGGTAAATAA
- a CDS encoding DUF4312 family protein yields the protein MKEQFTTTVRVTGKGDAKARAFADALNHVQAAVMKASPHILLRIEPQDVQVVQARETVRKEAFLFLFLRRERRTFSVELDVTVNVTAINLDKVDFVTQR from the coding sequence ATGAAAGAGCAATTCACCACCACGGTGAGAGTCACTGGCAAAGGTGACGCCAAAGCGCGCGCCTTTGCCGATGCCCTGAACCACGTTCAGGCAGCGGTGATGAAAGCATCGCCGCACATCTTACTGCGTATTGAGCCACAGGATGTGCAGGTTGTTCAAGCGCGTGAAACGGTGCGTAAAGAGGCGTTTTTATTCCTCTTTTTGCGCCGCGAAAGACGCACCTTTAGCGTGGAGCTGGATGTGACCGTCAACGTGACTGCCATCAATCTCGACAAGGTGGATTTCGTTACGCAACGCTGA
- a CDS encoding glycine dehydrogenase: MNDMGEPVTPSGELAERMLAQVYALLRARHIIPNAVQEQMLTSHVRAMAHRSVTGEPLPEVDASLFDEISAESMALARDVVAQFGNLPEEEAWLLSVHFEVAKDNL; the protein is encoded by the coding sequence ATGAATGACATGGGGGAACCGGTGACACCGTCTGGTGAACTGGCTGAACGCATGCTGGCACAGGTGTATGCCTTGTTGCGCGCACGCCACATCATTCCCAATGCCGTACAGGAACAAATGCTGACATCGCATGTTCGCGCTATGGCGCACCGCTCGGTGACGGGCGAACCATTACCCGAAGTCGATGCCAGCTTATTTGATGAAATTTCAGCCGAATCAATGGCGCTTGCCCGCGACGTCGTAGCGCAGTTTGGCAATCTTCCCGAGGAAGAGGCCTGGCTGCTGTCGGTGCATTTCGAAGTCGCGAAAGACAACCTTTAA